From one Rhodamnia argentea isolate NSW1041297 chromosome 1, ASM2092103v1, whole genome shotgun sequence genomic stretch:
- the LOC115747809 gene encoding 5'-nucleotidase domain-containing protein 4 gives MRATSSQSELSFGFSRHREIPVSMAAPPPPSRFIKNHGVLALKPSFARGVSVSVSVSVSVNLLKCRCSRGVSEKPAGGGGGGGGGGEVFYATSSSKCDIDYLGESTKGDLNVKMEHLEAFGIDGQITLEGPIEEVAKMEADEAEDLLRKLDIPSPFSCRYSPRGIFCSRTLNLRSISAIGYDMDYTLMHYNVMAWEGRAYDYCMENLKNMGFPVDGLSFDPDLVIRGLVIDKERGNLVKADRFGYVKRAMHGTRMLSTRAVSEIYGRELVDLRKESQWEFLNTLFSVSEAVAFMQMVDRLDDGSIAAEVGPLDYKGLYKAVGKALFRAHVEGQLKSEIMSKPELFVEPDPELPLALLDQKEAGKKLLLITNSDYHYTDKMMKHSFNRFLPNDMDWRDLFDIVIVSAKKPEFFQMSHPMYEVVTGEGLMRPCFKACTGGLYSGGSAQMVENSLNIHGDEILYVGDHIYTDVSQSKLHLRWRTALICRELEEEYSALIRSRDHRATLIDLINQKEVVGDLFNQLRLASQRRNKGRPAQTLAATGMDDQELTESMQKLLIVMQRLDKKIAPLLETDGELFNRRWGFLSRAGLWDKSHLMRQIEKYADIYTSRVSNFLHYTPFVYFRSQEQSLAHDSYSQKHWPINGLSTDN, from the exons ATGCGAGCCACGTCATCCCAATCGGAGCTCTCCTTCGGGTTCTCTCGTCACAGAGAGATCCCTGTCTCGAtggctgctcctcctcctccttctcgctTCATCAAGAACCATGGAGTCCTCGCGTTGAAACCCAGTTTCGCTCGAGGCGTCAGCGTCAGCGTCAGCGTCAGCGTCAGCGTGAATCTGCTCAAGTGTCGGTGTAGCAGGGGCGTGAGTGAGAAGCCCGccgggggtggtggtggtggtggtggtggtggggaagTGTTCTACGCGACATCGTCGAGCAAGTGCGACATTGATTACCTCGGGGAGAGCACTAAGGGCGATTTGAACGTGAAAATGGAGCACCTTGAGGCTTTTG GAATTGATGGTCAGATCACATTAGAAGGCCCAATTGAGGAAGTGGCCAAAATGGAAGCTGATGAAGCTGAGGATCTTTTAAGAAAATTGGATATTCCT AGTCCTTTTTCGTGTAGATATTCTCCTCGTGGAATATTCTGTAGCCGTACATTGAATCTTCGATCCATAAGTGCCATTGGCTACGACATGGACTACACTTTGATGCACTACAATGTGATG GCATGGGAAGGGCGTGCTTACGATTACTGCATGGAGAATTTGAAGAACATGGGTTTTCCTGTTGATGGACTATCTTTTGACCCGGACTTG GTTATCAGAGGTCTGGTCATAGACAAAGAACGTGGTAATTTGGTTAAGGCCGATCGGTTTGGTTATGTGAAGAGGGCCATGCATGGCACACGGATGTTATCTACCCGAGCTGTGAG TGAGATTTACGGGAGGGAACTGGTGGATTTGCGGAAAGAAAGTCAATGGGAGTTCCTTAATACGCTTTTCTCCGTCTCAGAAGCTGTGGCTTTTATGCAA ATGGTTGATAGATTGGATGATGGATCTATAGCAGCAGAAGTTGGTCCGCTCGACTATAAAGGGCTTTACAAG GCTGTTGGAAAGGCTCTCTTCAGGGCTCACGTGGAAGGTCAGCTGAAG AGTGAGATAATGTCTAAGCCTGAACTGTTTGTGGAGCCTGATCCGGAACTACCTCTAGCCCTGTTGGATCAGAAGGAG GCGGGTAAAAAACTTCTGCTTATCACCAACTCAGATTATCATTACACAGACAAAATGATGAAGCATTCCTTTAACAGATTTCTCCCTAATGATATGGACTGGCGTGATCTATTCGACATT GTTATTGTATCAGCAAAAAAGCCTGAATTTTTCCAGATGTCGCATCCAATGTACGAAGTGGTCACTGGTGAGGGTCTGATGCGTCCTTGTTTCAAGGCTTGTACAG GGGGCTTGTATTCCGGGGGAAGTGCTCAAATGGTAGAGAATTCTCTCAATATACACGGTGATGAAATATTATACGTGGGTGACCATATATACACAGATGTCAGTCAGTCCAAACTTCATTTACGATGGAGAACGGCATTAATCTGTCGAGAATTGGAGGAGGAG TACAGCGCTTTAATTCGAAGCCGAGATCACAGAGCCACTTTGATAGATCTCATAAACCAAAAAGAGGTTGTCGGGGATCTCTTTAACCAGCTGCGGCTCGCTTCACAGAGGCGAAATAAAGGGCGTCCAGCACAG ACACTAGCTGCGACAGGCATGGACGATCAGGAACTCACTGAAAGCATGCAGAAGTTGCTGATTGTCATGCAAAGACTAGACAAAAAAATAGCACCACTGTTAGAAACAGATGGCGAGCTGTTCAATAGAAG GTGGGGCTTTCTGTCGCGAGCGGGTCTATGGGATAAAAGCCACTTGATGAGACAAATTGAGAA GTATGCTGATATATACACATCAAGAGTTTCGAATTTCCTACACTACACTCCCTTTGTGTACTTCCGCTCGCAGGAACAG TCGCTCGCACACGACTCTTATTCGCAGAAACATTGGCCGATCAATGGGCTCTCGACTGATAACTGA